A portion of the Hoylesella buccalis ATCC 35310 genome contains these proteins:
- a CDS encoding IS3 family transposase yields the protein MTALHNEYSKVSIEKLCGLFDKRRQWYYNKRKTVVSEQQRVRLILSMVDYYRQYCPGLGGVKLHHLLKQDLGVEITHGRDAFLRLLSSNGLMLKKPKRRRTTNSNHLYKKYSNLAQGLEVNQVNQLWVADITYIWIAHDVLYLHLVTDAYSHAVIGWCLSETMEAENTRKALLMAIQKAGGDNLCGTIHHSDRGVQYACNEYIDTLMSHHIRVSMTECYKPTDNAMAERQNGTFKVEWIYQHQMYQDFNHAQREIAQMIDFYNLKRPHMSIGKKTPMAVYSGEEPGPNLWKKEKNSRASAK from the coding sequence GTGACGGCGCTGCACAATGAATACTCCAAGGTATCCATCGAAAAATTGTGTGGTCTGTTTGACAAACGACGCCAATGGTATTACAACAAGCGCAAGACTGTCGTTTCCGAGCAACAGCGCGTGCGCCTGATCCTCTCCATGGTAGACTACTATCGCCAGTACTGCCCGGGACTGGGAGGCGTGAAATTACATCACCTGCTAAAGCAGGACTTGGGAGTGGAAATCACCCATGGGAGGGATGCCTTCCTCCGCCTGCTTTCCAGTAATGGGCTGATGTTGAAAAAGCCCAAACGCCGGCGAACGACAAACTCCAACCATCTCTACAAGAAATATTCGAATCTGGCACAAGGCCTTGAGGTGAATCAGGTTAACCAGTTGTGGGTTGCGGACATCACCTATATCTGGATTGCCCATGACGTGCTGTATCTGCATCTGGTCACGGACGCCTATTCCCACGCAGTGATAGGCTGGTGCCTGTCAGAGACCATGGAGGCGGAGAACACCCGGAAGGCACTGCTCATGGCCATCCAAAAAGCCGGAGGAGACAACCTTTGCGGAACCATACACCACTCTGACAGAGGCGTGCAATATGCCTGTAACGAATACATTGACACGCTTATGAGTCACCACATCCGAGTCAGCATGACCGAATGTTACAAACCAACGGACAACGCCATGGCCGAAAGACAAAACGGCACGTTCAAAGTGGAATGGATATATCAGCATCAGATGTATCAAGACTTCAATCACGCCCAGCGTGAAATAGCGCAAATGATTGATTTCTACAACCTCAAGCGACCGCACATGAGCATCGGAAAGAAAACGCCCATGGCCGTATACTCAGGAGAGGAACCTGGGCCGAATCTTTGGAAAAAAGAGAAAAACAGTCGTGCGTCAGCAAAATAA
- a CDS encoding L-serine ammonia-lyase, whose protein sequence is MKSLKELYKIGRGPSSSHTMGPQLASKIFLEKYPHAHSYEVTLYGSLAATGKGHMTDVAIIDVLGVNHKLEIVWKPKIFLPFHPNGMEFKAFGEHQELLGSWVVYSVGGGALSEGKGDDDLFNTQDVYDLNTMKDIMKWCETNGRSYWEYVAMCEGDDIWDYLMECWNVMKAAVERGINHEGVLPGPLNLRRKAPSYYVKATGYKRSLQTRGLVYAYALGVSEENASGGTIVTAPTCGASGVMPAVLYHLAKGHEFSDTRILHAMATAGLFGNIVKHNASISGADVGCQGEVGVACAMVAAAACQLFGGSTMQIEYAAEMGLEHHLGMTCDPVCGLVQIPCIERNAFAATRALDANLYSSFSDGKHRVSFDKVVRVMKRTGHDLPSLYKETSEGGLAAEKF, encoded by the coding sequence ATGAAATCGTTGAAAGAATTGTATAAAATAGGTAGGGGACCCTCCAGCAGTCATACCATGGGACCTCAATTGGCTTCAAAGATATTCTTGGAGAAATATCCTCATGCCCATAGTTACGAAGTGACGCTCTATGGCAGTTTGGCCGCAACGGGCAAAGGGCACATGACCGACGTGGCTATCATTGACGTACTGGGAGTGAACCATAAGTTGGAAATAGTGTGGAAACCCAAGATATTTCTTCCATTCCATCCCAACGGAATGGAGTTCAAGGCTTTTGGTGAGCACCAGGAACTGTTGGGCAGCTGGGTGGTATATAGTGTCGGTGGCGGTGCCTTGTCGGAAGGAAAAGGCGATGATGATCTGTTCAATACCCAGGATGTGTACGATTTGAACACCATGAAGGACATTATGAAATGGTGTGAAACCAATGGTCGAAGCTACTGGGAATATGTCGCCATGTGTGAAGGTGATGATATTTGGGACTATCTCATGGAATGTTGGAACGTGATGAAAGCGGCTGTAGAACGAGGCATCAATCATGAAGGAGTGCTGCCCGGTCCCCTGAATCTTCGTCGAAAAGCGCCCAGCTACTATGTGAAGGCGACGGGGTACAAGAGGTCTTTGCAAACACGTGGACTTGTATATGCATACGCACTGGGGGTGAGTGAGGAGAATGCTTCCGGTGGAACTATTGTCACAGCCCCCACCTGTGGTGCATCTGGTGTGATGCCAGCGGTGTTGTATCATTTGGCCAAGGGACACGAATTCAGTGATACGCGCATCCTACACGCTATGGCCACGGCTGGACTGTTTGGTAACATCGTGAAGCACAATGCGTCTATCTCTGGCGCTGACGTAGGATGTCAGGGCGAGGTGGGCGTGGCTTGCGCTATGGTTGCTGCGGCAGCGTGCCAGTTGTTTGGTGGCAGTACCATGCAAATAGAGTATGCGGCCGAGATGGGGCTTGAACACCATTTGGGTATGACCTGTGATCCAGTATGTGGTTTGGTTCAGATTCCGTGTATCGAGCGCAACGCTTTTGCCGCAACCCGGGCATTGGATGCGAACTTATACTCCTCGTTTTCAGACGGCAAACATCGTGTGTCGTTTGATAAGGTGGTGAGAGTGATGAAGAGAACAGGACACGACTTACCTTCGCTTTATAAAGAAACCAGCGAAGGAGGATTGGCCGCAGAGAAGTTTTAG
- a CDS encoding MgtC/SapB family protein yields the protein MDIDLILRIMIAALLGGIIGLEREYRAKEAGFRTHFLVGLGSALFMVVSQYGFEHILATQPNVSLDPSRIASQVVSGIGFIGAGTIIFQKQVIRGLTTAAGLWATAAIGLACGASMYVIAVASTIMVLACLETLNYTMKRFGNRNINLTFTASDKTHIQEILNHLDQEKITINSYEIHPEKTSIGANYNVEMEITIKRAKANNHILSLISHFEGVTVKSIE from the coding sequence ATGGACATTGATTTGATTCTTCGCATAATGATAGCTGCATTGTTAGGCGGTATCATCGGTTTAGAACGCGAATACAGAGCCAAAGAAGCAGGTTTTCGCACACACTTTCTCGTAGGCCTGGGCAGTGCACTCTTCATGGTGGTATCTCAGTACGGTTTTGAACACATTCTTGCCACACAGCCAAATGTGTCTTTAGACCCTTCGCGCATTGCTTCACAAGTTGTGTCGGGCATAGGTTTCATCGGTGCCGGCACCATTATTTTCCAAAAACAGGTGATTCGCGGACTCACAACGGCCGCAGGTTTATGGGCAACGGCCGCCATCGGTCTGGCATGCGGAGCTAGCATGTATGTAATTGCTGTGGCTTCAACAATCATGGTGCTTGCCTGCTTGGAAACGTTGAATTATACGATGAAACGTTTTGGCAACCGAAACATTAATCTCACATTTACCGCTTCTGACAAGACACACATCCAAGAAATCCTGAATCATCTTGACCAAGAAAAGATAACCATCAACTCATACGAGATTCACCCTGAAAAAACTAGCATAGGAGCTAACTACAACGTCGAAATGGAAATAACCATTAAGCGAGCCAAAGCCAATAACCACATTTTGTCTTTAATATCTCATTTTGAGGGAGTTACGGTAAAAAGTATTGAGTAA
- a CDS encoding transposase produces the protein MTKSSKRREFSDAFKLQVLSEYFSGGGSKLSVARKYGLSHGLLLAWMKKWPVDSKCLSLPEEIINTYKMAHPNVEFTAQDALEKRIADLEKALEYERLRNYAYKKLIDIAEAEEGISILKKGGVKQ, from the coding sequence ATGACGAAATCAAGCAAAAGAAGAGAATTTAGTGACGCGTTCAAGCTGCAAGTGTTAAGTGAATATTTTTCTGGCGGCGGTTCTAAATTATCGGTGGCTCGCAAGTATGGGCTCTCGCACGGCCTTCTGCTGGCGTGGATGAAGAAGTGGCCTGTTGATTCAAAATGCTTATCTTTGCCGGAAGAAATAATCAACACTTACAAAATGGCACATCCCAACGTAGAATTCACAGCTCAAGACGCTTTAGAAAAGCGGATAGCTGATTTAGAGAAAGCTCTTGAATATGAGCGTCTTCGCAATTACGCTTACAAGAAATTGATAGACATCGCCGAAGCCGAGGAGGGCATTTCCATATTAAAAAAAGGTGGTGTCAAACAGTGA